ATTTGATAAAGCTCAGACCATTGAAAATCCGTGGGCTCATCGTTGTTTCTGGATTGAGCCTCAGGAGGTAATTCTTCTTTATCCTCATTGGGGGTAGCTTCCAACATTGGATTGGATTCTACAATGAGTTGAATTTCTTGTTGTAGGTCAATAGTAGATAACTGCAAGAGCCTAATTGCTTGCTGTAGCTGTGGGGTAAGCGCCAAATGTTGGCCTATACTAAGCTGCAGTGACGGTTTCATGCAAATCCTCTTTGTTTCTTTCTACTGCCGTTAACTATCAGTTTAAACGATTCGTAAGGATTATCCAGTATTTGCGATGGTTAAATTAACTTAACTCTATGAAATTGAGAAAAAACTAGTGGTATCCTCAGGATAGAAGGGAAGAGCGTAGGTCGTACTCATAGCCTGACATTTCTTCAAGTACTCTAGATTTTTACAAAACTAAAGGGCGAGAAAAAACGGGTCACGAGAATGACCTACAGCAAAAGGTTGCTTGCAACTAAAAGTATAAGAAAATGTAATGCAATAAAAAGCCCCTAGTCGGGGCTCAATAATTATTTTACTTTCTTTTCTTTAAAAAGAACGTGTTTACGAACTTTTGGATCGTACATCATCAATTCCATCTTTTCAGGATGGTTACGTGGGTTTTTAGTTGTAGTTTTATAGTATCCAGTTCCTGCTGTGGATTCCATTTTCACTTTGATGGTGACAGCTGCCATGGTTTATCCCCTTAATTATACTTTTTCGCCATTGGCTCTGATTTGATCCAGAACCTTCTTGATGCCTAACTTATCAATTATACGCATACCTTTGGTACTTACGCGTAAAGTGACGAATCGGCTTTCTTCTTCAACCCAGAAACTATGATTTTGAATGTTGGGTAGAAAGCGTCTTTTGGTTTTGTTGTTAGCGTGCGACACTTTGTTACCAGTCATGGGTCGCTTGCCAGTTACCTGACATACTCTAGACATTGTGTTACTCCAAATTTAGAAATTTTATGGTTGTCTTTGTAATATTCTGGGCAAATAGCCGGATGTGAAATACAAGAGCGGTTTTATATCAAAAAAACGCAACAGTTGCAAGATTTTTCTAGAAACATATAATCGCTTTTTTTATAAATTGAGTTATTAGTATGCATCGTAAAATAAAAAGTTATGTATTGCGAGCAGGGCGTGTAAGTAATCGCCAGCAGCAAGGATTGGATCTTTGGATTAAGGATTATGCCTTATCTATGGCGGATTCTCCGTGGAATTTAGCTGAGGAGTTTGGACGCGAGGCAGATACTATTGTGGAAATTGGTTTTGGTATGGGGACCTCTTTGCTACAGATGGCAGAAAATAATCCAGAACTTAATTATATTGGCATTGAAGTTCATCAAGCCGGAGTAGGGAGCTTGGCTGCTGACTTGCATGATCATCAGCTAACTAATGTGCGTATTGTGGCTCACGATGCGGTGGAAGCGTTTCAAACTAAGATTGCTGATAATTCTCTTGCGGGGATACAAATCTTTTTCCCAGATCCTTGGCATAAGAAGCGTCATCATAAACGTCGTTTAATTCAACCTGAGTTTATTCAATTGCTGAGCCAAAAAATTAAAACAGGTGGATTTATTCATTGTGCTACCGATTGGCAGGAATATGCCGAACACATGCTCGAAGTTTTGTCTGTGGCTCCAGGGTTGCATAATTCACAAGCCGAAGGAGGCTATTCTCCGAAGCCTGAGTCACGCCCTTTAACTAAGTTCGAGCTGCGAGGCGAGCGTTTGGGACATGGGGTTTGGGATCTTATTTTTCTGAAATCGTAGGATGGTCCTTGGCGGTAGGTCATTCCGGGCCTACCTTCTTGCATTGATATTCGATTAGTCACTGTGTAATATTAGTCCGATAGCAACCAGAAAAGGATGTCATATCATGGGATTTGTCACCGAGCTAAATAAAGCCATTGAATCAGGGACTGAGCGATTTCAAGAATTTATTACCCAAAAACTAGAAGCAGATGAACATTATCTAAAACAATCCTTTTGGATGCCGGATTCCACCCAGTTGACGGCAGTAAATTATTTAATTCAACAACATCAAGAACCTGAGCTCGATGCAGAGCGGGATAGCGCACCATCTAATTTGACTCCTTATATTTCTTTTGTTTTAACAAGAGCACAGGATAAAAATGTTGGAGAGCCAGTACATTATGCAATTTCTTTGGGCAAATATCGTTTGGCGAGCAATCTTTTAGAACAAAGCTTTTTTGATGTAAATCGGCGGAATAAAGAGGGGCGTACTTTATTGTCCCTGGCATTAGCCACTAGAAAAGTACAA
Above is a genomic segment from Legionella lytica containing:
- the rpmB gene encoding 50S ribosomal protein L28; translation: MSRVCQVTGKRPMTGNKVSHANNKTKRRFLPNIQNHSFWVEEESRFVTLRVSTKGMRIIDKLGIKKVLDQIRANGEKV
- the rpmG gene encoding 50S ribosomal protein L33, which encodes MAAVTIKVKMESTAGTGYYKTTTKNPRNHPEKMELMMYDPKVRKHVLFKEKKVK
- the trmB gene encoding tRNA (guanosine(46)-N7)-methyltransferase TrmB encodes the protein MHRKIKSYVLRAGRVSNRQQQGLDLWIKDYALSMADSPWNLAEEFGREADTIVEIGFGMGTSLLQMAENNPELNYIGIEVHQAGVGSLAADLHDHQLTNVRIVAHDAVEAFQTKIADNSLAGIQIFFPDPWHKKRHHKRRLIQPEFIQLLSQKIKTGGFIHCATDWQEYAEHMLEVLSVAPGLHNSQAEGGYSPKPESRPLTKFELRGERLGHGVWDLIFLKS